In Blastopirellula marina, the genomic stretch GCGAACTTCGGTACCGCAGCACTTTCGTCCGCTGCGAAATGGAACGAATCAGTCTCGGAAGGGTATTCGGCTTTACTTTGGAACGACGCATTCTACGTCGCAGGTGGCCAGCCACTTTCACTAGGTGGTTTGGATGACACCACCTACTCTGGCGGAGTCTATCTTCCATCGAGCAATCATGGCGATGTAGTCATGGTCGGTTTCGTTGATGGTTCTGTGCGCTCTGCTTCCACAAACATGGACATGAGCGTTTACGGCCAACTGTTGACGTGCGATGGTCGCGATGCTCGAGTCAAGGGTTCCGCTGCACCTTACTTCACGACGAAGACTTCGTTGGATGCCACGGCCGCGACCAATTGGCAACAGCGTAAGCTCAGTGAAGAAGATCTGCCGTAAGGTCGTGACTCATCTGGCAACGTTCAGTACATTCAGAGACATCCTTTCACAAAAGAAAGGATGTCTCTTTTTATTACTAGCGAAGGTAGCCGCGTGACGGATTCAGAAATTCTTGGGCAATTCGAACTGCCCCAACTGCACCAGATGTATATGCAGATGGCCCTGCAACAGGCCGAGATGGCTGCTCGTAGTGATGAAGTGCCGGTCGGTGCTGTGATCGTGCGCGAAGGAAGCATCATTGCCGCAGCGCACAACCAGAGGGAAATGCTGAGGGACCCCACCGCACATGCCGAAATGATCGCCATCACCCAGGCCGCTGAAGCCGTAGGGGGCTGGCGTCTAGAAGATTGTATTTTGTATGTAACCCTCGAGCCGTGTCCAATGTGTGCTGGAGCGATCTTACAAGCTCGGATTCCGGTAGTGGTGTTCGGTGCACTCGATCCGAAAGCTGGAGCAGTTTCATCCCTTTTTGAAATGCTGAACGATACCCGTCTGAATCATCGGTGCGAAGTCGTTCCTGGGGTGCTGCAAGATCGCTGCGGGCAAATTCTCACCGAGTTCTTCCGGCAACGTCGGGCCGAGGGGAAGAAGTAGTCGCTATTCTGAATTCCCCGATAGATCCATCACCGAAGGTTTCGATGGCAGATATCCGAGCCGATTCAACCGTGAGATGAAGTCGGTTTCACATAGCAGACGCCAGCGTTTTGGGTCTGGGTGTTGCACGAATATCGCTTCCGCACGAGGCATGAGATCGGAAATTCGTTCGGGGTGATCACAAAGCCAATTGACCCAATCGCCTGCACTGCCGAAGTCGGGCGAGTCCGATTGGTGTTCCTGGCAATACTTGGCGACCGCTTCAGGATAGGCGGAAATTACTTCCTCTTGTCCTTCATGAGGAAAGATGAAAGCGAATGCATCTTTGCCCCATGCTTCGCGCAATTCATCGACGACCGTTTCGATGTCCTCAATATGAAAGACCTTGGCGTGTGAATTATCGCAGCCGAATGTCTGTTCCGAGTGGGCTTCCCAGGGTTCGGTATTCACTTTAGATGTATCGACGATCGCGCCGACATCGCGATGGCGAGCAAGTCGGCGGAGAAACTCGATCGGCATGGGCTCGACGCCCACGGCATCGACCAAGTGGTAGTTTTCGCCGATGTCTTTGGCAAAGAAGGTCGCAAACTTCCGTCGAACCAGGTCCTCGAAAACCCAAGTTCGCAGCGGAGCATCCGGGGCCTCTTCGCCACCATCAATCGTCACGTGAAATTCCGTCTTCCCTGCGACGAACTTGTCGCCGGTATAGATGGTTGCATACGGCACGCTAACGTCATTGAGCTTGGTCCCGTTCTGACTCTGAAGATCACGTAGTCGGCAACGTTTGTCTTCGCAGTCGAGTCCAAAATGCACGCCTGAAATCGATGCGTCACCAACGACTGTAACGTCGGCCATCTGGTTTCGTCCGATGATGACTGTTTGTCCAGGGATAAGCCAAACATGGCGTTTGCCGGTGGCATCCTCAAAAGTGACATTCAGACGAACAATGCGGACAGAATCATGCCGGGGGGCGTCATCAGTTTCGGTCTTCTCTGTAGACTCGTTCTCGACTTCCGCTGAAATTTGCTTGGCGAGTTGTTCGATTTCCTGTCCATACTCTTCCGTTGAATCCAAAGTTGCTGGGTCCACGGCCTGTGCGATTGGAGCGAATGGCTGTTTACTGGGAGCCTTCAGAGCGTCTTTTTCGCGAAGACGCTGAATCTCGGGGTACATCAGTGGATCGACAACGGTCGTTGTGATTTCCCCCTCAAAACGTACTTGAAATTCGGAGTTGCCTGCTCGAATCGTATCGCGGTCGTGCAGTTCAACCAGGTTGATCCGAATGCCGTTGACGAACGTTCCATTGGTGCTGTTCAGATCACGAATTCGGCAGCGAGATTTATCGCATAGAAGTGCAAAATGAAGTCCGGACATTGCTCGATCATCTGAAATAGATAAATCGGCATTGGCCTGACGACCAACTCGAAACATCGAGCCTTGCTCGGCCGTGATGATTTCCCCCTGGGCAGGGCCTTCCTGGACCGTCAAATAGGCACGCATGGCTTGTCTATCAATCCTGTGGTTGCGATCTCAGACTGGCGACTACAATCCAGTTATGACGCGAAGAACTCGACCGTCAAGATTTTGCCCCAATCTCAGATGCCGTTTTGCTTCCCCTTTAACGCATCAGCAACTGCCACTGAGTATACCGATGTGACCAGCACCGATCACCTATTTGGACGGCAAAACCCGCAGAAAATGTAGTCAAAACATGCTGCGGACACCCATCCTGGAACAGCACGGGGGGGAGCGGTAAGGCACTCACCACGCCACATGTCGCGAGAGATTACTTCCGTCCAGCAAGAGACTATTTAGCGGCCGCAGATTTGGCGTCTTTCAGTTGCTGGTGCTCAGGCAGACTCTTATAAAACGGATCCAGCGGGTAACACCCCGAGATGATGCCATTTCTAGGGGCGGAAGTGCAGTCGCTAAACGTGCGGCATATCTTTTTCCGCGGCATGGTGCCTTCTGCGAGCGTCGTTTGCGGCAACTCAGGCAGCGAAAGGACCATGCGTCCCAAGCCAACGCTGTCGACCCATCCAGCCCGAACGGCGGCCTGGGCCACGAGAGGAAGGTACTCTTGCAGATAGGTGTAACCGGTACCGACCATCATCATTTCCGGGACCGCTTTCTTGACATCTCGAACGGCTTCGATCTGGCGAACAACACCCACCAGAGGGTCTTCCGGAGGTGGGTAGCCATCGCTCGGCGGAAAGATGGCCGGGCGTTGAATATGGGGATTGTAATAAGGACTGCCGGCCGAAAGGTTAACCGAGAAGACGCCTGACTCGCGGAGCAACTTGATCAACCGGATAGGCTCGCTCAAATCCATTTCCAGAGGATTCTCTGGGTTAACCCCAAAGCCGTACTCATACGGGAGTAAGTCTTGGAAATCGATCGGTTCGCCAGCTTCAAGTCCTGCCCGAAATGGAATCAAGTCGAACACGCTCAGCCGTACTCCAATCATCAGCCCCGGGCACTCTTGCTGGATTCGGCGAATGATCGTCAGCAACAACCGTGTGCGGCCCTCGAAGTCACCGCCAAATTCCCCGGTGCGGGTTCTCGCACTGAGAAACTCGTGCAGGAGATAACCGTGACAACATTTCACGTCGACAAAGTGAAAGCCAAGCTGCTGGGCGATCTTGGCTGAAGCGACAAACTTTTCCATGAGCTGGTAGAGTTCGGCATCGGTCCAAATAGCGCTGTCATCATTGGAATCAATGCCGACGCGGGCATCGAGAATTGGGTGATGATAAGCGATGCGTGGCTCGGCGATTTGTTTCTGATTGGGGCGGCTATATCGCCCCGAGTGGGTCAGTTGCAGTCCGATCATCAGGTCGGCAGGATCTCCAACCTCATTCTTATGCGCGCTGACGAGTGAGTCGTAGAGCCTTTCCAAGCCAAAGCGATTTGATTCGGTTCCCAGCGTTTGATTTGGATTGGCTCGACCGTCTTCTTGAACGGCTGCGGCTTCCCCACCCCAAATCAGCTTGGCTCCACTTCGCCCGAAGTTTTCCCAGCGACGAATCGTGAACTCAGTGGGCGAACCATCGGTATTCGCGTCC encodes the following:
- a CDS encoding NADH:flavin oxidoreductase — translated: MSNRFIKVAQLKTVDAFRDRLSELGLSLPCDDTILTREQGSPMAALLETEGFTIGNRWCIHPMEGWDANTDGSPTEFTIRRWENFGRSGAKLIWGGEAAAVQEDGRANPNQTLGTESNRFGLERLYDSLVSAHKNEVGDPADLMIGLQLTHSGRYSRPNQKQIAEPRIAYHHPILDARVGIDSNDDSAIWTDAELYQLMEKFVASAKIAQQLGFHFVDVKCCHGYLLHEFLSARTRTGEFGGDFEGRTRLLLTIIRRIQQECPGLMIGVRLSVFDLIPFRAGLEAGEPIDFQDLLPYEYGFGVNPENPLEMDLSEPIRLIKLLRESGVFSVNLSAGSPYYNPHIQRPAIFPPSDGYPPPEDPLVGVVRQIEAVRDVKKAVPEMMMVGTGYTYLQEYLPLVAQAAVRAGWVDSVGLGRMVLSLPELPQTTLAEGTMPRKKICRTFSDCTSAPRNGIISGCYPLDPFYKSLPEHQQLKDAKSAAAK
- a CDS encoding FHA domain-containing protein, with translation MRAYLTVQEGPAQGEIITAEQGSMFRVGRQANADLSISDDRAMSGLHFALLCDKSRCRIRDLNSTNGTFVNGIRINLVELHDRDTIRAGNSEFQVRFEGEITTTVVDPLMYPEIQRLREKDALKAPSKQPFAPIAQAVDPATLDSTEEYGQEIEQLAKQISAEVENESTEKTETDDAPRHDSVRIVRLNVTFEDATGKRHVWLIPGQTVIIGRNQMADVTVVGDASISGVHFGLDCEDKRCRLRDLQSQNGTKLNDVSVPYATIYTGDKFVAGKTEFHVTIDGGEEAPDAPLRTWVFEDLVRRKFATFFAKDIGENYHLVDAVGVEPMPIEFLRRLARHRDVGAIVDTSKVNTEPWEAHSEQTFGCDNSHAKVFHIEDIETVVDELREAWGKDAFAFIFPHEGQEEVISAYPEAVAKYCQEHQSDSPDFGSAGDWVNWLCDHPERISDLMPRAEAIFVQHPDPKRWRLLCETDFISRLNRLGYLPSKPSVMDLSGNSE
- the tadA gene encoding tRNA adenosine(34) deaminase TadA produces the protein MYMQMALQQAEMAARSDEVPVGAVIVREGSIIAAAHNQREMLRDPTAHAEMIAITQAAEAVGGWRLEDCILYVTLEPCPMCAGAILQARIPVVVFGALDPKAGAVSSLFEMLNDTRLNHRCEVVPGVLQDRCGQILTEFFRQRRAEGKK